The genomic region TGATCCCTTGTGTCTGTTCGTGCACACAGCCCATTTAGAAATGTGGTTGGATAACAGCATCTATTCATTAATCATACAAAGTGTTATTATGGTGTGCATTTTCCCTGTCATCTGTATGCATTTACTGaagtacagttttaaaattattgcTGCATAATATTTTCCTAAAATTCTCATTGAAAAATATCCTTCATCATTTGTAGTAGCCCTTTTAATGGAGTGCAGCTAGCACCATATCACTTAAGTGAATTGAGCGCTGAGCATATACAGAGGTGACACATAATTTCTTAGCAGTGAAGCTGAAGTGATGCCCAGAGCTCAAACCGAATGAGTGAAGCGTTCCGGCCTCATCGTACAAGCATTAGTTGACACTTTAAGATCTTCTTCAGCGCTCTCCAGCATGTTCACTATTTGGCCTCTCTGAAGGCAACATATAAGAAGATTAAACAGTTGGAGACTCTTTCCAAAAACAGCTCATCATGAtgtcattcccccccccccccccccccccccgcttgTATAGAATGACATCTTCCCTCAAAATTAGCACCCGCTTGACCCCTTCAGATGAATTTTGGGAGTCCACTTCATCAGCTGCTGCTTACACTGTGCTTGTGTGCTTATTTCCCAGCAGTCCAGACAATACCGGACAGTCTCTGAAAACAGGGAGTAAATGACAGATGTGAGGGAGGCAAAACAACACAGACAGTAGAGGTGCTATTCTGCTATAGCGTGGAGAATGACCTAGACTGGTTGGTGTTTTGAAATGCTTTATAAGAGCGTGAAAGTGGGCAGCACTCGTCCTCTGGTCAGAGCACGGCCCGGGGGCAAAATACACTTTGGAAAGATCCTAAGACTTGGAGTTAATGAATACAGTTTCTTCTTAACTTTGACAGAAGGAGGCCACTGGCCTACTGAATGCAGCTACTACTTCCCAGCATTGACTCCATGGCTGCCAATACTTTAACCATGAAGTTCTGCATGTGGAGTTTAACCCCGACATACTAGCCTTTTCCCTTTTAGCCAACCGTTAGGTTAAAGTGTATGTAGGACACTCTTGTGTAAATAATTAACATGATTCATTGTTCTTTGAGCTGACTTGTGTGATAGTATGTGAATAGTTAGGCTTGTGGCAGCTCTAACATGCTTTATGTGTTTGCACACACCCTGCAGTGCCCCAGGTGGAAATGACCTGCCCTATGAGGTGCTGAGAGCCCAGGAGATCAACAGGATATTTGGTCCCAAAGGAAGCCCGGAGGCCTACGATGTCATCTTTGACCTTCACAACACGACATCCAACATGGGCTGCACTCTGATTCTGGAAAGCTCCAAAGACCACTTCAATCTGCAGATGATGAACTACATAAAGGTGGCGGCCTTGAgaatacaaacaaacatatacACTGTAGGGACTTTTTTATGAGAAGAGCTATCACACCCTAAAATCTGACCACCCCTCTGACCAGTTTACACAAACAGTGGTGAAGCCTGTTGGGGCGCTACACTTATGCTCACAGAACTGTAGTTACATCCAGTAACTTCTAGTATTTGAGAGGAGCTTTTGTGGAACCTTTTCTCTACAACCGTTGAGACATTTTAACCACGCACTTCAACTGTAATGACCGGCAAGCTTAATCAGTGATGAAAAGAGTAGTTTGGCAAGATTTGCAGTTTGTTAAAAATCGACTGATGgttaacatggaaaaaaaagagtactGAGACCTAAACGAGATAAAACAATCACTGTCATCAAGTGCTGCCATTATATTTGCAGAAAGTCCAAATTATATATCATTATTCAGCAGGCATCATTGCGACTGTATAATATTACTGCATGATTGTTCCACTCATAGTCTGTGCTGCACACTGTGCAGTATGTGGAGAAACACGAGATGTAGCTCAACTTCTCAACCTGTGTCGTTCTCTGACCTCCGTCTGAGGCTGATCTGTTTGCTGAGCTTTAGTTGAGATAGTTGAGAGATGTAAATCCATCCATGTTAGGTTCATCCAAATACCCCAGAAGGATCCTTGTTGTCTTTGTACTCTCAGCCAAATTCCCAGATGAGCCTTAGGAGATAATATAAACCATTAGATGTTCAGTGTCTCTCTTACAAGATGGATTTTATCTGACAGCATTAAGTAAAGTAAGTACAGATGAACTGGGCTATAATTACATTgttgagaataaaataaaaagaactaaatgcttatttttttattcctgcCCTTTTTAGTGGGCCTCCCAAGGGACAAGTGGAGGAGATGCCAGATGTTCAATCCAAGCAAAaccaactaaaacaaaaacacatgcaatgaAAGCTACTTAATAGTGATGACTAAGGagagcaacaaaacaaacagggcTCTAATTGATTGTGgatttaacacaaaaaaaaggGTAAAGTCACTGTTTTGAAAGCACTGCAGCAatgtatacatttatttttgtccttGGAACCTTTCAATCTGAAAGAGAATATCGTTAGTCAACACTTTGTAATAATTATGTAACAACACCTGATTTTCTCTGGTGTAACCAAAAGTTATAATTCTGCCAGTAAAACATAACTTTAATTCAAGCAATTCTTCTTTCCACTGTAACAACGagaatttcataaatgtcacagaTCTGTCCAAAAATCTTGGACGTAACCCTAACAAGCTTGTTCTCAGAGGAGTCTGTGGCATGTTTATTGTGGAGAGCTGCTGTACCAGAAGGTCTCAGCATAATCAACATGGTGCTGAACTAGATCTGCCCTCCCAAAATGTTTCATACATGACTGTAACACAGGACTTCTTTGCTGACTACCAAATGGGATAAAGGTGCCAAAATAATCAACAGTGCGTTTGGGTATCATTTAGCCCAAAACAGTGTTGGCTATTGGCTGATCAGGACATTGTCCAGTGTTGGACTTCTCAAATATTTTAGTGATAAACTGCATGTGTAACAACAGCTTTACACTGATTAAATCCCACATGGGAACTAACAAAGAAGCATAAAATGCTCCAGAGACAGCAAATCTttataaataatttgttttaagACATTAATACAACCTCGAAAATTCACATTGCTTCATGGTAATGACAAGGCAAACCCCTCTTATTACTTTACATTAACTTCCATCTTAAAATGCCAGCTGTTGCATTCCTTTCTCGTTCTTAATAACAAACCATGGTGAGCACCTGCAGGGAGGAGAAATGAAGCCAAAAGCAACATGTCTTTTGTACAATACACCTCACGGGAAATGCATTCTTAAGttttaaaactgtaaactgCCCCACCAATACACAGACATCAGTTATATAAGGATTCATAGACTTCATAAATATTCACCAGCTTAGTAAATGCCTCCGGTTTAGATGCTGTGACTTCAGGCGCTTTGCTCGTGTTTGTTGATAATCGCAAACGCACAAGGTAGAAAAGGGCTCAGGTCTAGTACGGTACCGATTACTCTGTCTCATACTTTGAAGGATTTACCCCTCGGCAGATGATCTGAACCGCTGCCAGTTTAATGTTAGAGAAACAGCTTTTAATTTAATGATGAAGGCGACCACTATGATGGTGTTCCTTCTGAAAAGGATTTCGAGCCTCTGCTGACAAACGAAGATAGCCCACCAGCTTAAACTTCATTCCCCACACAGTCGTTTTTGATACAGCGTTAGTTGGTTTAGATTTCATTTTCCATTCTATCGAGCACGACCGTAACACCTTTGCCTTTGTGCGTttgtgtttggctttcttttatctgctttttatatgatgttcttgttctcttgtcttGTAGAAAGCCATGGCTCCAGCCAGTTGTCTTGTTCTGATGAATGAACATCCTCTTCTGAAATATTCCACTTCACGCTCTGTCGCCAAGCACCCTGTTGGTGAGTCTCTGTAGTCCAGCCAGGTTTATCTGTGGACAGTGGCAGAGGTGGATTAAGAAAAACAGGTTTTAAAGCCATTGTTTTAAAGAAGGGGGTTCAACCCCGAGCACGTAATGACacaaactgttgtttttcagcACTTTCTAGTTGCTTTGTAGGTGGTGTTTGGCTGTGTGGTGTGTCTTTGTGGTCAATTTTGTGGTGATTCTAGCATATTTTACAGACTAACAGTGTACAGAATAACAAATATCATTATGGGCACTTGTAAGCTTAACCCTTGTGTTGTCCTTGGGTTAAAAATGACCCCTAGGTGAATAAAGTGTGAATCATTTCTTAATTGTTGATTTGGTAATTAGGTCTTTCGATCGCATTTATTTTAATCGCTTGGTCGTATCGCAGTTATTTGGAgttctttttgtttcctctgtgGTTTTTCATCCCTTTCTTGCCATTTTCAATGCTTTTTCgtcattttgcacatttttgtggtcattttgtATCTCTTTGTGGTCTTTTAAATGTTGTCGTTTCAGTTTCCTATATTAAACCTGAGGCCTTGTGCCTGTTTTCTGTGTAGCCATGATTCTCGAGCATGCAACCGTGTATGACTTTTACTGACTCTTGCAGAGCAGCCACTGCATCGAGTACAGTCATGTTTGGTTGTGTGCCACCCTCGACAAATCCCAGCTAGCCCTTAGCCCTTACACGTTTAACATATCTAACTGGAGTATACGTTCAGCTGGTAGAAAATCTTTTACTTGCAGATGAatcatttgattgttttctTCTATGCAGGTTTGGAAGTGGGTCCTCAGCCTCAAGGTGTTTTAAGAAGCAACATCTTTGAAGCCATGCGAGTGATACTGAAACATGCTCTGGACTTTATTGAACTCTTTAATGAAGGTGAGACTTGAAGTGTTAAGCTGTAGTCACATTTAGCTACATGACAACAGGCTGTGTCACAAGACTTTAAAGGGTTATAGCACTGCAGCATAGTGTGAAGAATGAATGACCTCTGAAGTAGCTCTTACAGAAGTTACAAAGTATTAAACAGTGTTCAGAATTTGGGCTCAAAAACAGCAAGTGTGATTCATAATGTGTTATATAATAGAAAAGAGAGTTGTTTACCATCTGTCAGCATCCCTGTGATGAGAAACGTTTTGTGACAAAATGCCCATGGGTGACCATCTGACTCATCCAGATGTACCTAGTCCTCGCTCTCTAAATTTATCTGCGTTACGCCTCCACTCGGCTCGTTCTCCCCCCCCTAAACGAAAGAGTGTTCTCAGTGTTTAGGTGCAGGGCAGCGTTTCCCTCATATCTTTACGGAAACATGCGATCTGTGCCAAGTTAGAATTGCAGGCTGTTGGTTTCCCCAACTGTCCCGCCGTTGAAAGGGCCGCTAACTGGGAGTTGGTCAGTTTCCATGTCATTAGGGACTGGCTGGCACTGGGGTGGTAGTCTTCTGTCTTAGGACCACCGTGGTGATAATGAATGTTCTGGCATGGTGTTGAAGCGGTGTTCCTGCGCTTTGCAGCTGAGCAGCATGATGAAACAAGTCCTTTAGCTATACAAGGCTTGCTCAGAAggatagcccccccccccccattaagCAGGGAAACTAAAACTTCAGAAGCATTTGTCCTTCCTGTTCCGCACTGCTACTTGCATATGAATACAGCTGAGTGCAGGTGAAATGGTTGCCTAATGTCAGAGCTCTGCCAAACATTACCAAACCTCGTGTGTAATTCCTAAGGTTGAACAAGGACACTCTGGTTTCAAATCACAGTTGAACAATCTCATGAAAACTTGGCAACTTGTCCATTGTGTGACATTAGTTTGATTTatgttttactgtgtattttatgcCCATCTTAATATAAAGTAAAGGTAACGTCTTTTTTTCCACTAATCTgtacttcaaaaaataaataaaatcaaaaccaagttttaaaatgttactgAGCTCGTTACTGTGGTCCAGAGTGAAAAATCTACATACGTAATAATGCAGAGGTAATATAATGCATATTATCTTTATCTGTTTGATAGCAATGTCACGAGTTAGATTTAGCTGAATAAAGAAAGCGGTAGACAACAAGATTTTGGTGACGACTGCACTTAAGCACCTTCTCTGAGCTCTGTTTTCAGGTTTTCTCAGGCCAATCAGAGTTCTATAAAGATCAGGCAACTATTATAAATCCATCAATGTTCTTCTGCTTACCCTGCTTATTCATCTTAGCAAAAGTTTGGTTACCCTTTCACCAGTCTGTCATAAAGAGACCAACACCTGCAGCCAGTTTAGAATTGCCTCTTAACCTAacaagcatgtctttggactgtgggtgcAAACTGGAGAAATCCCACAGAAGCACAGGAAGAGCACACAAAGCAAACTCCATGCACAAAGGCTGTTGGGTTTGAACCCAGGAGCGTTTTGCTTTCAAGCTAAATTGgtaaccactgcaccacagtGCCAGTCAAGTATGGTATAGTAGCATAAAAAACAGACAAGTTCAATTGGGAAGCAAGGTGCATTTGTTCagtgagttgtttttttgttttttttaacaagctgCCCTTCAATTCGACAACTGCTAGGTGATGCAGATGACTTTTCACCTGTAAGAGTGGGGCTTTACCTTCCATGTGAAGATAAATTTCTGCACTGacttaatgttaatgtttgatCTACTGGTCGTCTAGGAGATATCGCGACTCGATGCCTTAACGTACTACAGCTTTTATACCCTTCTGAGGACCTATAATAAAGCTGCCCTTGAAACAGTTTGTTAAATAGTGTTCgaatgtttatttaaatctatttttcttcttttttaattatttatttatttttttaggctTGTTCTAAACCCGGGGACATTAACTCTGGGAATTCAGTCTAACTCCAGCTTTCATTATGTTATCCCAATCCACTCACatactctctctgtgttttctgtgctgtttAGGTGTGGAGTTCCCTCCTTGTACAGTTGAAGTTTTCCGAGTCCTCGAGTGGATCGACTACCCCCGAGACGCCAATGGAAACATCATAGCCATGGTTCACCCCAACCTGCAGGTAAATATTCAAATTTAGAATTGCTCTCACCTTCAATCTCTAGCATTCATGTCATGTTTGGACCGTTGAGTCTATAAATGTGCTGCTTTAAGGAGGAAATGAGATTTCTTTAGATGACGTGAGGATGTATTGTTTCAGTTTAAACAACATACTCGAGTTACTTTCCCTGTGGCTCTTGCTTGTTATTGTTGCAGGACTGTGACTGGGAGCCGCTGAACCCTGGTGACCCAATGTTCCAGACATTTGATGGAAAAACCATCCACTACCAAGGCTCCGGGACGGTCTATCCTACTTTTATTAACGAGGCAGCCTATTATGAGAAACAACAGGCATTTATAACCACCAGGCGAGAAACCTTGGTAGCAAGTGCCATCATAAAAGCATGAAGA from Astatotilapia calliptera chromosome 10, fAstCal1.2, whole genome shotgun sequence harbors:
- the aspa gene encoding aspartoacylase → MSSYNNTARFSEARRVAIFGGTHGNEMSGVTLVNLWTKNGTEIQRKGVEAVPFITNPKAVEKCTRYVDTDLNRAFTPENLSAPGGNDLPYEVLRAQEINRIFGPKGSPEAYDVIFDLHNTTSNMGCTLILESSKDHFNLQMMNYIKKAMAPASCLVLMNEHPLLKYSTSRSVAKHPVGLEVGPQPQGVLRSNIFEAMRVILKHALDFIELFNEGVEFPPCTVEVFRVLEWIDYPRDANGNIIAMVHPNLQDCDWEPLNPGDPMFQTFDGKTIHYQGSGTVYPTFINEAAYYEKQQAFITTRRETLVASAIIKA